In Nitrospirota bacterium, the genomic window GATCTCGTTGATAAAATTATGTTTTGAAAAGTTAAGAGTATAATTTTGCTGCGCGATCAAGGGATTGTCAAAATCAATCGAATAACTAATTTTAGAGCCCGAAAAGGGAAGAATGGATAGAGATTTTCCTTTTTCTTCGACCTGGATTTTCTTTAAGATTCGGAGAAAGGACTTTTCCCTGTTTTGCCTGACCGTTCCTGCTTTTGTTATCAGTTGCACAAAAGGGAGTGCGCTACCGTCCATGATGGGGACTTCGATATCATTTAAGTGAATCGTGACGTTATCAATTTCCAGGCCGTAAAGGGCGGATAAGAGATGCTCGACAGTATGAACCTGTTCATTATCTTTGATTCCCAGACCTAAAGTAGTGGAAAGCGTGGTTTTTGTGATATGATGAACGCTAGCTTTAAATTTAATTTTTTTAGTTTTTTGGGTCGAAATGAAATGAATGCCTGAAGATGGAGGAGCCGGTAAAAGGACCATTTTAACTTTTTTCCCGGAATGTAAACCGATTCCTTCTATTTGAATCGGATTCCCAATAGTTTGTTGAAATAAAGACATATCATTCCTTAATAAATTCACAAAAAAATAAAGCAATTATCATGCCATTAATTTAATTCATTTTTTTTAAATAAACCTTTGACTTTATTAGTTTATTTTTTTTTAATTTAAAATTAATGT contains:
- a CDS encoding UDP-3-O-acyl-N-acetylglucosamine deacetylase, with the protein product MSLFQQTIGNPIQIEGIGLHSGKKVKMVLLPAPPSSGIHFISTQKTKKIKFKASVHHITKTTLSTTLGLGIKDNEQVHTVEHLLSALYGLEIDNVTIHLNDIEVPIMDGSALPFVQLITKAGTVRQNREKSFLRILKKIQVEEKGKSLSILPFSGSKISYSIDFDNPLIAQQNYTLNFSKHNFINEIAPARTFGFLNEVEELQKRGLIQGGSLDNAVVVDQGAILNKEGLRFPDEFVRHKILDLIGDFSLLGHPIQGHITAHCAGHTLHARLMEKLVQKTESWELVEAHPFISPNASVLPTPVSLTSPC